One genomic region from Sander lucioperca isolate FBNREF2018 chromosome 3, SLUC_FBN_1.2, whole genome shotgun sequence encodes:
- the dkk3a gene encoding LOW QUALITY PROTEIN: dickkopf-related protein 3a (The sequence of the model RefSeq protein was modified relative to this genomic sequence to represent the inferred CDS: inserted 1 base in 1 codon), translating into MVSLFVFLSITATPLXECSSSSSSSSSSSSMMRVALLVLALTAVCNGILPEIVDLGISHILEENSSQGQTELDRTFVKVEQLPEDPQQKPEDAFHQRNNESVNVSPHPNNLPASHHHNETASDKVIDNESVHTSAEQETNNITTAVQSSDLENNIDYGCIADEDCGKGRYCLYDKRNSKCLPCKEIDMSCTKDKECCGEQLCVWGQCSLNAAKGEAGSTCQYQTDCSPDLCCLLHKALLFPVCSAKPIERERCFGASNHLLELLSWDSQDKGPRKHCPCAGDLHCQHLGRGSMCLKGEDSSEEDQTDSLYSEIDYII; encoded by the exons ATGGTGTCgctgtttgtgtttctcagCATCACTGCCACACCCT TCGagtgtagcagcagcagcagcagcagcagcagcagcagcagcatgatgCGAGTCGCCCTGCTAGTTTTGGCTCTCACGGCAGTCTGCAATGGCATCCTCCCTGAGATAGTGGATTTAGGCATCAGTCACATCCTGGAGGAAAATTCCTCCCAGGGACAAACGGAGCTGGACCGCACGTTTGTGAAAGTGGAGCAACTGCCAGAGGATCCGCAGCAAAAGCCCGAGGATGCGTTTCACCAA AGGAACAACGAGAGTGTAAATGTCAGCCCTCACCCCAATAACCTTCCTGCAAGTCATCATCACAATGAAACTGCTTCTGATAAAGTGATTGATAACGAATCTGTCCACACCTCAGCAGAACAG GAGACAAACAACATTACCACAGCCGTCCAGTCCAGTGACCTGGAGAACAATATTGATTAT GGATGCATTGCTGATGAGGACTGTGGGAAGGGCAGGTATTGCCTTTATGACAAGCGCAACTCCAAGTGTCTGCCTTGCAAAGAAATCGATATG TCCTGCACTAAGGATAAGGAGTGCTGTGGTGAGCAGCTGTGTGTATGGGGACAGTGCAGTCTAAATGCAGCCAAAGGAGAGGCTGGCAGCACTTGTCAATACCAGACTGACTGCAGCCCAGACCTCTGCTGTCTTCTCCACAAAG CCCTGCTCTTCCCTGTCTGCTCGGCCAAGCCCATTGAGCGTGAGCGCTGTTTTGGTGCCTCCAACCACCTGTTGGAGCTGTTGTCCTGGGACAGTCAGGACAAGGGACCCAGGAAGCACTGCCCCTGTGCAGGAGATCTCCACTGCCAGCACCTGGG ACGAGGGTCCATGTGCCTTAAAGGAGAGGACTCGAGTGAAGAGGACCAGACAGACAGTCTATACTCCGAGATAGACTATATCATCTAG